The Etheostoma cragini isolate CJK2018 chromosome 5, CSU_Ecrag_1.0, whole genome shotgun sequence genome contains a region encoding:
- the vamp5 gene encoding vesicle-associated membrane protein 5, translating to MENGKDRLQQTKEDVEEVKVIMLDNLNKADERSGKLVELEDRTDDLLAKCKTFEKTTYKVKQKKRWENKKMKLVFIGIGVAAGLIILGLIIYVSVGQ from the exons ATG GAGAATGGGAAGGACCGCCTGCAGCAGACCAAGGAGGACGTGGAGGAGGTGAAGGTTATCATGTTGGACAACCTGAACAAAGCCGATGAGAGATCTGGAAAACTGGTAGAACTGGAGGACAGGACTGATGACCTGCTTGCAAAG TGTAAAACCTTTGAAAAGACCACCTACAAGgtgaagcaaaagaaaagatgggAGAACAAGAAGATGAAATTGGTGTTTATTGGCATCGGAGTGGCAGCTGGACTTATCATTCTTGGACTTATAATCTATGTCAGTGTTGGGCAATGA
- the LOC117944670 gene encoding vesicle-associated membrane protein 8-like, with amino-acid sequence MEQGGVAAPRDKIQALRDQVDEVRDKMKENMEQVIERGEKGLDLLAKAEEMEKGAQHLTQMTRKMARTYWWKNVKMIVVIVVIVLIIVLVIILLATGVIPVSSSTPPTPPVVPPTKP; translated from the exons ATG GAGCAGGGAGGAGTGGCAGCGCCACGGGACAAGATCCAGGCCTTGAGGGATCAGGTAGATGAAGTCCGAGACAAGATGAAGGAGAATATGGAACAGGTCATTGAACGTGGGGAAAAGGGGCTCGACCTGCTTGCCAAGGcagaggaaatggaaaaaggg GCTCAGCACTTAACGCAAATGACTCGAAAAATGGCTCGCACCTACTGGTGGAAGAACGTCAAGATGATCGTGGTCATCGTGGTGATCGTCCTCATCATCGTGCTCGTCATCATCCTGCTGGCCACCGGAGTCATCCCTGTCAGCTCCTCTACGCCTCCAACGCCTCCTGTAGTTCCTCCCACCAAGCCATaa